A single genomic interval of Anopheles marshallii chromosome 2, idAnoMarsDA_429_01, whole genome shotgun sequence harbors:
- the LOC128718887 gene encoding polyamine-transporting ATPase 13A3, with protein sequence MMPLTEGSASADRFSVAGSAAGSTYDVPAELDTALTDDQHRHGDPAALPTAADETDRSTVPCLNETPRILPEAGDEDGPAAVQIKKARKSTLFQTHNHHPQHHRSHHRYDIEQEKSHPDAVSTLAELLQDSGLQASVHDILNDGEEDQMFITGYERCLRKTFLCYVGFLLTFGILRLVMHWRRHWLLLATHRECSLEHAEKVLIHEAYQRKHDLYYVKDVITLSGDVISEILDEKKKPTTTNARNVIKELTQNGITDYVGFFRSLNPFQVAYHRTGGRFEHASTMRYFCCKKLRYIWCDLTKRFIKLQGLDVEVPSVLIHHTKGLSVYEQSIRRLIYGSNEIFIPLRSVLTLLFLEVLNPFYVFQIFSVILWFFYEYYYYAVVIVLMSGFGITVSIIQTQRNQRALYSTVKSTDTAMVVRDNMESETIETRFLVPGDVLEIPATGCTMQCDAVLLSGNCILDESMLTGESVPVTKTPLPLKRDLIYNRKEHARHTLFCGTRVIQTRYIGSEKVLVKVLNTGNITAKGGLIRSILYPPPVDYKFEKDSYKFITVLGVVAFCGFVYTLYTKISRSIGAVKIIVESLDLITIAVPPALPAAMTVGRMYAQKRLKRSNIYCISPRAINVSGSIDCVCFDKTGTLTEDGLDMWGVLPKDSTISFQIPLKDIARLPMSDHLLFGMVTCHSITFVNGEMRGDPLDLKIFESTGWILEEANVSDETKYDMLFPTIVKPPRGDSRDEINLELDVAYDNSNDIGIVREFSFTSALQRMSVVTRKVSDNHFNVYVKGSPEMISTLCRPETIPEDFQSKLGFYAQQGYRIIAIAYKQLDKKLNYPKVQKIAREKVECELEFLGFVILENRLKADTEEVIESLNAASIRSVMVTGDNLLTAASVAHDCGMILPGQNLVTVTAHADKANPDHYFLSYDITGQAQLTPSDIINDNQLVPEGKPDGTHKVKENGNYALMTESNSISSSIDTCTISTQLSTNFDKDHHSHRIVIEADHDCNSIADIKVMNGVTSDPLTLTKTSGSFCFALTGKTWAIINEHFPELVPTITSFGTVFARMSPDQKQHLITGLQNLGYYVAMCGDGANDCGALKAAHTGISLSEAESSVASPFTSKNPTIACVPNVIKEGRAALVTSFGIFKFMAAYSLVQFASVVILYSIDSNLTDWQYLYIDLFIISIVAFFFGKTSSYDGPLVKQTPSNSLISLAPLLSLALHMIVAIGIQMAGWYHVQAQPWFEPFNYTSDRELNDHGCYENYTIFAISCYQYLILAIVFSKGAPYRKSIFSNYGFIISIVVNTAIAIVLTVYPPTWIAKQFELVMPPEGEFRFRLYLVAYGLINFLLSLFIEHVIVDELAFKRLRYRWHNVAKSRRKYLQIQQIFQRDIHSPSDFKTVYGWSNEKYDY encoded by the exons ATGATGCCACTGACGGAAGGATCGGCCTCGGCCGATCGGTTCTCGGTGGCGGGATCGGCAGCCGGATCAACGTACGACGTACCAGCCGAGCTGGACACGGCGCTTACCGACGACCAACATCGTCACGGTGATCCAGCTGCCTTGCCAACCGCTGCCGATGAGACCGATCGGTCGACGGTACCGTGTTTAAACGAAACTCCCCGCATACTACCGGAAGCCGGAGATGAGGACGGGCCGGCGGCAGTACAGATCAAGAAAGCGCGTAAGTCCACACTGTTCCAAACGCACAACCATCATCCACAACATCACCGTTCGCATCACCGGTACGATATCGAGCAAGAAAAGTCGCATCCTGACGCTGTATCCACTTTAGCGGAGCTGTTGCAGGATTCCGGTCTCCAGGCGTCCGTGCACGACATCCTGAACGATGGCGAGGAGGACCAGATGTTTATCACCGGGTACGAACGGTGCCTGCGCAAAACGTTCCTGTGCTACGTCGGCTTCCTGCTTACGTTCGGCATCCTGCGGTTGGTGATGCATTGGCGACGACATTGGTTGCTGCTCGCGACGCACCGTGAATGTTCGCTCGAGCACGCCGAAAAGGTGCTGATCCACGAGGCATACCAACGCAAGCACGATCTGTACTACGTGAAGGACGTTATTACGCTCAGCGGTGATGTTATCAG TGAAATTCTggatgaaaagaagaaaccaaCGACAACCAACGCTCGTAACGTGATCAAGGAGCTGACGCAGAATGGAATAACGGATTACGTCGGGTTCTTCCGTTCGCTAAACCCGTTCCAGGTGGCTTACCATCGCACCGGTGGGCGATTCGAGCATGCGAGCACGATGCGTTACTTTTGCTGCAAGAAGCTACGGTACATATGGTGCGACCTGACCAAGCGATTCATCAAACTGCAGGGTCTGGACGTGGAGGTCCCGAGCGTACTCATCCACCACACGAAGGGACTGTCCGTGTACGAGCAGAGCATCCGCCGCTTGATCTACGGAAGTAACGAAATCTTCATCCCGCTGCGTAGCGTACTAACGCTGCTGTTTCTCGAGGTGCTCAATCCGTTCTACGTGTTTCAGATCTTCTCGGTGATATTGTGGTTTTTCTACGAGTACTACTACTACGCGGTGGTGATCGTACTGATGAGCGGGTTCGGTATTACCGTCTCGATCATACAGACGCAGCGCAACCAGCGCGCACTCTACTCCACCGTGAAGAGCACCGACACGGCGATGGTGGTGCGAGACAACATGGAATCGGAAACGATCGAGACGCGGTTTTTGGTGCCGGGTGATGTGCTGGAAATACCTGCCACCGGTTGCACGATGCAGTGCGACGCGGTTTTGCTATCGGGCAACTGCATTCTGGACGAATCGATGCTGACGGGTGAGAGTGTGCCGGTCACAAAGACACCGCTGCCGCTTAAGCGCGACCTGATCTACAACCGTAAGGAGCACGCGCGCCATACACTCTTCTGCGGAACTCGCGTCATCCAAACGCGCTACATCGGCAGCGAGAAAGTCCTGGTGAAGGTACTAAACACGGGCAACATCACGGCGAAGGGTGGCCTGATCCGATCGATTCTGTATCCGCCCCCGGTGGACTATAAGTTTGAGAAGGACTCGTACAAGTTTATTACCGTGCTGGGTGTGGTGGCATTCTGTGGTTTTGTCTATACGCTCTACACCAAGATTAGCCGTAGCATTGGAGCTGTTAAGATCATTGTCGAATCGCTGGATCTGATCACGATCGCTGTACCGCCGGCGCTTCCGGCTGCGATGACCGTTGGCCGTATGTACGCGCAGAAACGTTTGAAGCGGAGCAACATTTACTGCATCTCGCCCCGGGCAATCAACGTGTCGGGCAGTATCGATTGTGTGTGCTTCGACAAGACGGGAACGCTGACGGAGGATGGTCTGGATATGTGGGGCGTGCTGCCAAAGGATTCGACCATCAGTTTCCAGATTCCTCTTAAAGATATTGCCCGGTTGCCAATGAGTGATCATCTACTGTTCGGTATGGTAACTTGCCATTCAATTACGTTCGTAAACGGTGAGATGCGTGGCGATCCGCTTGATCTGAAGATATTTGAGTCGACCGGGTGGATTCTCGAGGAGGCGAATGTGTCCGACGAAACCAAATACGACATGCTGTTCCCGACGATCGTAAAACCACCGCGTGGTGATTCGCGAGATGAGATTAACCTCGAACTGGACGTAGCGTATGATAATTCCAACGACATCGGTATCGTGCGCGAGTTTTCCTTCACCAGTGCGCTGCAACGGATGTCGGTAGTAACGCGTAAGGTGTCGGACAATCACTTCAACGTGTACGTGAAAGGTTCACCCGAGATGATCAGCACGCTATGCCGGCCCGAAACCATACCGGAAGATTTTCAATCGAAGTTAGGTTTTTACGCACAGCAGGGCTATCGTATCATTGCGATCGCGTACAAACAGCTGGACAAGAAGCTAAACTACCCGAAGGTTCAAAAAATTGCCCGTGAAAAGGTGGAATGTGAATTGGAGTTTTTGGGCTTTGTCATTCTGGAGAACCGGCTCAAAGCGGATACGGAGGAGGTGATTGAGAGTTTGAATGCGGCCAGCATTCGCTCGGTAATGGTAACAGGCGACAATCTGCTCACGGCGGCAAGTGTCGCACACGACTGTGGTATGATACTGCCCGGTCAGAACCTGGTGACGGTGACAGCGCACGCTGACAAAGCAAACCCGGACCATTACTTTCTGTCGTACGATATTACCGGCCAGGCACAGCTCACACCGTCCGACATCATTAACGATAACCAGTTGGTGCCGGAAGGTAAACCGGACGGTACGCATAAGGTGAAGGAAAATGGTAACTACGCACTTATGACGGAATCCAACAGCATTAGCAGTTCGATCGACACGTGCACGATCTCGACCCAGCTGAGCACAAACTTCGACAAGGACCATCACTCGCATCGCATCGTGATCGAGGCGGATCACGATTGCAACTCCATCGCGGACATTAAGGTGATGAATGGCGTTACGTCCGATCCGCTAACGCTTACCAAGACGTCCGGTTCGTTCTGCTTTGCACTGACGGGTAAAACGTGGGCCATCATCAACGAACACTTTCCGGAGCTGGTACCCACCATTACCTCGTTCGGGACAGTGTTTGCCCGAATGTCCCCCGACCAGAAGCAGCATCTTATAACGGGGTTGCAAAATCTCGGTTACTACGTGGCGATGTGTGGCGATGGGGCGAACGATTGCGGTGCGTTAAAGGCGGCCCACACGGGTATCTCGCTTTCGGAGGCGGAATCATCTGTCGCGTCACCGTTCACGTCCAAAAACCCAACCATTGCCTGTGTGCCGAACGTGATAAAGGAAGGTCGGGCGGCGCTGGTTACCTCGTTCGGCATATTTAAGTTCATGGCTGCCTATTCGCTTGTGCAGTTCGCTTCCGTGGTAATACTCTACTCGATCGACTCGAACCTGACGGATTGGCAGTATCTGTACATCGATCTGTTCATCATCTCGATTGTGGCATTCTTCTTCGGCAAAACTTCCTCATACGATGGACCGCTAGTAAAGCAAACACCCTCCAACTCGCTGATATCGCTTGCGCCATTGCTGTCGCTGGCACTGCACATGATTGTTGCGATCGGCATACAGATGGCCGGTTGGTATCATGTGCAAGCGCAACCATGGTTCGAACCGTTCAATTACACCTCCGACCGGGAATTGAATGATCACGGTTGCTACGAAAACTATACCATCTTTGCTATCTCCTGCTATCAGTACCTGATACTGGCGATCGTCTTCTCGAAGGGCGCACCGTACCGAAAGTCCATCTTCTCCAACTACGgtttcatcatcagcatcgtgGTGAACACGGCGATTGCAATTGTGCTTACTGTGTATCCGCCCACCTGGATAGCAAAGCAGTTCGAGCTGGTGATGCCGCCCGAGGGCGAGTTTCGGTTCCGACTGTACCTCGTAGCGTACGGCCTGATAAACTTTCTGCTCTCGCTATTCATCGAGCATGTGATTGTGGACGAGCTGGCATTCAAGCGGCTACGGTACCGTTGGCACAACGTAGCTAAATCGCGCCGCAAGTACTTACAGATACAGCAAATCTTCCAGCGCGATATTCATTCCCCGAGCGACTTTAAAACCGTGTACGGGTGGTCGAACGAAAAGTATGATTACTGA